In Herpetosiphon gulosus, the following are encoded in one genomic region:
- a CDS encoding nicotinate phosphoribosyltransferase — protein MTTRFQHGILFTDQYQLTMSQVYYRLGLHERPALFDHYFRSYPNYGAHAAGYAVAAGMQPLLEWMDTARFGEGEIAALSAMKGRTGQALFSSDFLGWLRKYGDLRNVTIRGIPEGRVVHHTVPMTIVEGPLVLAQILETPLLNMLNFSTLIATKAARVRESAGDGLFLEFGMRRAQGWGANLATRAALIGGADSSSNVGAALDMGVQPSGTHAHSLVQTAMALGMGELGAFEAYAEAYPDDTLLLVDTINTLESGVPNAIKVFEKLRRQGHKPVGIRLDSGDLAYLSIQAAKMLNTAGFPDVSIVLSNNLDELVIWQILTQIRAEAPRYGLEADAVIKRLVFGVGTHLVTSWGEPALGGVYKLVSLFDRDTWKPAIKLSENPQKTPTPGRKAAWRVYDSRGRASADVLTLDDEHPQQSEALSLYHPTDSSKQRTLSPADHTIEALYATVLDSGRRVVDVPDLAELRERRVRDLARLDPGVLRLVNPHIYHVSLSQRLWELKQNLIKEMRKG, from the coding sequence ATGACAACCCGCTTTCAACATGGCATTCTCTTCACCGATCAATATCAATTAACCATGTCGCAGGTGTATTATCGATTGGGGCTGCATGAACGCCCAGCCTTGTTCGACCACTACTTTCGTTCGTATCCCAATTATGGAGCGCATGCGGCGGGTTATGCGGTGGCCGCAGGCATGCAACCCTTGCTCGAATGGATGGATACGGCGCGGTTTGGCGAGGGCGAGATCGCCGCGCTCTCGGCCATGAAAGGTCGCACTGGTCAAGCTTTGTTTAGCAGCGATTTTTTGGGCTGGCTGCGCAAATATGGCGATCTCCGTAATGTGACGATTCGGGGGATTCCCGAGGGGCGTGTGGTGCACCACACGGTGCCAATGACGATTGTCGAAGGCCCGCTGGTGCTAGCGCAAATTCTCGAAACGCCCTTGCTAAATATGCTCAACTTCAGCACGCTCATCGCTACCAAAGCGGCGCGGGTACGCGAGAGTGCTGGCGATGGCCTCTTTTTGGAATTTGGCATGCGCCGCGCCCAAGGCTGGGGAGCCAATTTGGCCACTCGTGCAGCCCTCATCGGCGGCGCTGATAGCTCATCGAACGTCGGCGCAGCGCTTGATATGGGTGTGCAGCCAAGTGGCACGCATGCCCATAGTTTGGTCCAAACCGCCATGGCTTTGGGCATGGGCGAATTAGGCGCATTCGAGGCCTACGCTGAAGCTTATCCCGACGACACCCTCCTGCTGGTCGATACAATCAACACCTTGGAAAGCGGCGTACCCAATGCAATCAAGGTATTTGAAAAGCTGCGTCGCCAAGGCCACAAACCCGTTGGCATTCGGCTTGATTCTGGTGACTTGGCCTATTTGAGCATTCAGGCCGCCAAAATGCTCAACACCGCCGGATTCCCCGATGTTTCAATTGTGCTTTCCAACAATCTCGATGAGTTGGTAATTTGGCAGATTTTGACCCAAATTCGGGCCGAAGCGCCGCGCTATGGACTCGAAGCCGATGCGGTGATCAAGCGCTTGGTGTTTGGGGTCGGCACGCATTTGGTCACATCGTGGGGCGAGCCAGCCTTGGGCGGGGTGTATAAATTGGTTTCATTGTTTGATCGCGATACGTGGAAGCCCGCGATCAAGCTTTCAGAGAACCCCCAGAAAACTCCAACGCCTGGGCGCAAGGCAGCATGGCGGGTTTATGATAGCCGTGGGCGAGCCAGCGCCGATGTTCTGACCTTGGATGATGAACATCCACAGCAAAGCGAAGCCTTGAGTTTGTATCACCCAACTGATTCGAGCAAGCAACGCACGCTTAGCCCTGCCGACCACACAATTGAGGCTTTGTATGCAACAGTGCTTGATTCAGGTCGTCGGGTAGTCGATGTGCCCGATTTGGCCGAGTTGCGCGAACGGCGGGTGCGCGATTTGGCGCGGCTTGATCC